The DNA region GCGCTCAAGCCTTGAAGGGGCTCAAGGCATTCCAGGCCAGTCGCTGATAAGATCGCGGCTTGTTTCCTACAAGCCTTGATCGTCACGTGAACACCGCCAGCGAATCTTCCGTCATTGCCGCCGAACCGACGCTGCCTGTCAGCAAACCCTGGTTCGTCTATCTCGTTCGCGCGGCCAATGGTTCGCTCTACTGCGGGATCAGCGATGATCCCGTGCGCCGCTTCGCCACCCACCAGAGTGGCAAGGGCGCGCGCTTTTTTCTCTCCAGCCCTGCCGTGGCATTGGTTTACACCGAAGTCTGCCGCGATAAAAGCGAAGCGCTACGTCAGGAACGGCTGATCAAAAAACTCAAGAAAAGCGCCAAGGAATGCTT from Pseudomonas sp. ACM7 includes:
- a CDS encoding GIY-YIG nuclease family protein, translated to MNTASESSVIAAEPTLPVSKPWFVYLVRAANGSLYCGISDDPVRRFATHQSGKGARFFLSSPAVALVYTEVCRDKSEALRQERLIKKLKKSAKECLVASAAAGLSI